A window of Ictalurus furcatus strain D&B chromosome 18, Billie_1.0, whole genome shotgun sequence contains these coding sequences:
- the med31 gene encoding mediator of RNA polymerase II transcription subunit 31 yields the protein MAGVMETEEQARNRFQSELEFVQCLANPNYLNFLAQRGYLREKPFVNYLKYLLYWKEPEYAKFLKYPHCLHMLELLQYEHFRKELVNAQCAKFIDEQQILHWQHYSRKRTRLQQALAEQQQQQQQQAAPHGNAASK from the exons ATGGCGGGTGTCATGGAAAcag AGGAACAGGCGAGGAATCGTTTCCAGTCGGAACTGGAGTTTGTTCAGTGTCTGGCCAACCCAAATTACCTGAACT TTTTGGCTCAAAGAGGCTACTTGCGAGAAAAACCTTTTGTGAATTACCTGAAGTATTTGCTTTATTGGAAAGAACCAGAGTACGCCAAATTCCTCAA GTATCCTCACTGCCTGCACATGTTGGAGCTGTTGCAGTATGAGCATTTCCGGAAGGAGCTGGTGAACGCCCAGTGTGCCAAGTTCATAGACGAGCAGCAGATCCTGCACTGGCAGCACTACTCACGCAAGCGCACACGCCTTCAGCAGGCTCTCGccgagcagcagcagcagcagcagcagcaggcggCTCCGCACGGCAACGCCGCCTCGAAATGA
- the slc13a5a gene encoding solute carrier family 13 member 5a — protein MVLPLFKSIWGSRNGLILFCAPFLLLPLPLVVGTPTARCAYVIGLMAVYWCTEVLPLAVTALLPVVLFPLFGIMDSKDVCMQYLKDTNMLFLGGLMVAVAVEDWNLHKRIALRVLIIVGVRPALLMLGFMSVTAFLSMWISNTATTAMMVPIVQAVLEQLHSTAGEEEAGAPSEQEDKLPEKQADGQVLVNGLSLSTENPVEEWKETKEMLRMCKGMMLCVCYAASIGGTATLTGTGPNLVLTGQMSQLFPENPDVVNFASWFGFAFPNMLVMLLAAWLWLQLVFLGFNLKKTWGCGAVKTEKEIAAYNVICEEHRSLGPMSFGEISVLTLFCLLVVLWFTREPGFVDGWATHLFNNDKEYVTDATVSIFVASLLFVLPAKPPCLCSWRSQSFDTVSQSNSEPRTTLLTWPVVQKKMPWSIVLLLGGGFALAKGSEDSGLSGWLGEQMTPLQTIPPWAIAIIVCLMIATFTECTSNVATATLFLPILASMSQSIGMNPLYVMIPCTLSASFAFMLPVATPPNAIVFSFGYLKVSDMAKTGIFMNIIGILCITLAINSWGRVLFNLDSFPSWANSTGV, from the exons ATGGTTTTGCCGCTGTTTAAGTCGATTTGGGGATCGAGAAATGGACTTATCCTGTTCTGCGCTCCGTTTCTTCTCCTGCCCTTGCCCCTGGTTGTTGGAACACCG ACAGCTAGATGTGCCTATGTTATTGGGTTGATGGCAGTGTACTGGTGTACCGAGGTGCTGCCTTTGGCCGTTACCGCTCTCTTACCAGTTGTGCTTTTCCCTCTGtttggcatcatggactctaaaGAC GTGTGCATGCAGTACCTGAAGGACACAAACATGCTGTTTTTGGGCGGCCTGATGGTAGCCGTCGCTGTAGAGGATTGGAATTTGCACAAACGCATCGCACTGCGAGTTCTGATCATCGTCGGGGTGCGGCCTGCCCT GCTGATGTTAGGTTTTATGAGCGTGACGGCATTCCTCTCCATGTGGATCAGTAACACTGCCACTACAGCCATGATGGTGCCCATAGTGCAGGCAGTGCTGGAGCAGCTCCACAGCACAGCGGGAGAAGAGGAAGCTGGAGCTCCTTCCGAACAGGAAGATAAACTGCCTGAGAAACAGGCTGATGGCCAGG TGCTGGTGAATGGCCTCAGCTTGTCTACAGAGAACCCAGTGGAAGAGTGGAAGGAAACCAAGGAGATGCTGAGGATGTGTAAGGGCATGATGCTGTGCGTGTGTTACGCTGCTAGCATTGGTGGAACTGCCACACTCACAGGCACCGGGCCCAATCTCGTCCTTACAGGACAAATGAGCCA GCTCTTCCCAGAGAACCCAGATGTTGTGAACTTTGCCTCCTGGTTTGGGTTTGCCTTCCCTAACATGCTTGTTATGCTCTTGGCAGCCTGGCTGTGGTTGCAGCTTGTGTTCCTGGGCTTCAA TCTCAAAAAAACATGGGGCTGTGGCGCAgtgaaaacagagaaagagattgcTGCGTATAATGTGATCTGTGAGGAGCATCGTAGCCTTGGACCCATGTCCTTTGGGGAAATAAGCGTTTTAACACTCTTCTGTCTGCTAGTGGTTCTGTGGTTCACACGTGAACCGGGCTTTGTGGACGGCTGGGCAACGCACCTTTTCAACAACGACAAAGA GTACGTGACAGATGCCACAGTGTCAATTTTTGTAGCCTCTCTTCTCTTTGTGCTTCCTGCTAAGCCCCCCTGCCTGTGCAGCTGGAGGTCACAGAGCTTCGACACAG TGTCCCAGTCCAACAGTGAACCTCGAACGACTTTGCTGACCTGGCCAGTGGTGCAGAAGAAGATGCCGTGGAGCATTGTACTGCTGCTCGGAGGAGGTTTTGCTCTGGCTAAGGGCAGTGAG GATTCAGGTTTATCCGGATGGCTTGGGGAACAGATGACTCCACTCCAGACCATTCCTCCATGGGCTATTGCTATTATCGTGTGCCTGATGATAGCGACCTTCACCGAATGCACCAGCAACGTGGCCACGGCCACCCTGTTTCTGCCGATCCTTGCCTCTATG tcTCAATCAATAGGCATGAACCCGCTGTATGTCATGATTCCCTGCACCCTCAGTGCCTCCTTCGCCTTCATGCTTCCAGTAGCAACTCCTCCGAATGCCATCGTTTTCTCTTTCGGTTATCTGAAAGTGTCAGACATG GCCAAAACAGGGATCTTCATGAACATCATTGGGATCCTGTGCATCACGCTGGCAATCAACAGTTGGGGAAGAGTCTTGTTCAATTTAGACTCGTTTCCCAGTTGGGCAAACAGCACAGGAGTCTGA